In the genome of Mixta calida, the window CGTCAATCATCAGGAATAACGGCCTTTAGCAGGGCGTGCTGAATTTGTATTTTGCATTGTAAACTCGCAAAATAGGCTAAAATCATGCTTGATTGCTAGCAAGCTAATTATAAGGAGATGAAATTGGATACGCCATTAGGAACGGATTTGGCACGTTTAGTGCGCATCTGGCGTGCGCTAATCGATCAACGACTTAAACCGCTGGAACTTACACAGACGCACTGGGTCACTCTGCATAACATCCATCAGTTGCCTCCTCATCAGTCACAGATTCAGCTGGCTAAAGCTATCGGCATTGAACAGCCTTCTCTGGTGCGCACGCTCGACCAACTCGAAGAGAAAGGGCTGATTGTCCGCTGCACCTGCGCTAACGACCGGCGGGCGAAACGCATCAAGCTGACCAAAGCGGCGGAACCCATTATCCAGCAGGTCGAACATGTCATTGACGCGACGCGCGACGATATCCTGGCGGGCATCTCAAAACGGGAAGTGGATCAGTTAATTACGCTGATCGCGCGGCTGGAAAAAAATATTGTCGAACTGCAGAAAAAGAGCGAATAGCCGCCATAAAAAAACCGACGCGCGGCGTCGGTTTTTCAAGCCAGACAGCTAAGATTAACGGGGAGAAACGGTTACCTGGCTGCCATTTGACGCCAGCATTACGCGTTGACCGACGGAGTAGCGGCTGGCTGCCTGCTTCTGCACCACGAGAATGGTGTTGCCGTCGTCCTTACGGATCTCCAGTTCTACGCCGTCCGTTTTATTCATCGCGCCCTGAACGCCCTGGCCCGCTACGCCGCCAAGCACCGCGCCGCCCGCCGTCGCCAGACTGCGGCCCGTGCCGCCGCCGACGGTATTGCCCAGGAAGCCGCCCAGTACCGCACCGCCGATAGCGCCGATCACGTTATTCTCATCTCCGCCCTGGATTTTTACCGGACGTACGGAAACCAGCGTACCGTAGCTTACGCTCTGCACCTGCTTGGCTTCGTTGGCGCTGTATACGTCGCCGGAAAGCGTATCCGTATTGGTACAGCCTGCCAGCGTGATGCCAGCCAGCGCCACGACACATAAACGCTTAATCATATAAAACTCCTTTCATGACTGTCGGCTGCATCGAAAAGGCAGCCATAGATAATTCATTATATGGCATAACCTTCGTCTGTCTCGCTCTCCTGCGAACCAAACGATGGCTGAGCATAGACCGCGATGTATAAACAAAAATTCAATAATGCCAGGAAAAAATACTCCCTGAGTGTAAAAGCGTCGAGCTGTCTATGAAAACTAACAATTAATCATAGAATTAACGGGTCTTTTTTGCCAGGCTGAAAATAATCTGAATGCTCTTCCATTAAGGAAGTAAGGTAAGACAATGAAATCGGGACGCTATATTGGCGTGATGTCCGGCACCAGCCTGGATGGCGTGGATGTGGTGTTGGCGGCGATTGACGATCGCATGGTGGCGCAGCAGGCCAGCTACTGCCATCCGGTGCCGCAGGCACTGCGCCAGGAACTGCTGGCAATCAATCAGGGACAGAGCCTGACGTTGTCGCAGCTGGGGCAGCTGGACACGCGCCTGGGGCGCCTGTTCGCCGAGGCGGTGCTGACGTTGATGAAGCAGCAAAACCTGAGCGCAGAGGATATCACCGCTATCGGCTGCCACGGGCAGACCGTCTGGCATGAGCCCTGGGGCGAGGCGCCCTGTACCATGCAGATCGGCGACAATAATCAGATAGCCGCCGCGACCGGCGTGACGGTCGTGGGCGATTTTCGTCGACGCGATATGGCGCTGGGCGGACAGGGGGCGCCGCTGGTGCCCGCTTTTCATCAGGCGCTGCTGATGCACCCGCAGGAGCGGCGCATGGTGCTGAATATCGGCGGCATCGCCAATCTCTCGCTGCTGATCCCCGGCAGGGCGCCAGGCGGTTACGACACCGGTCCCGGCAATATGCTGATGGACGCCTGGATCTGGCGCCATCGCGGGCAGCCCTATGACAAGGACGGCGCCTGGGCCGCCAGCGGCACCGTCATCCTGCCGCTGCTGAAGCAGATGCTGAGCGACGCCTGGTTCGCTTTGCCGGCGCCGAAAAGTACCGGCAGGGAATATTTTAATTTCGGTTGGGTGGAACAACAGCTGCGCCGCTTTCCTGGCCTGGCGCCGCAGGATGTGCAGGCGACGCTGCTGGAGCTGACGGCGGTGACCATCAGCGAGCAGGTGCTGCTGAGCGGCGGCTGCGATCGACTGCTGGTGTGCGGTGGCGGCGCGCGTAATCCGCTGCTGATGGCGCGGCTGGCGGCGCAGCTGGCCGGCACGGAAGTGTTGACGACCGACGAGGTGGGCATTAACGGCGACGATATGGAAGGGCTGGCGTTTGCCTGGCTCGCCTGGCGCACGCTGTCCGGGCTGCCCGGCAATCTGCCTTCGGTCACCGGCGCGCGCGAAGCAACTATCCTGGGGGCGATCTATCCCGCCAACCGTCCGCCGCTGTAAATATCGCAATGAGAGAAAAAACATGAAAAAGAGCCTGACGTTAACGATCGCGCTTCTGTTGACCGGCTGCGGGCTGGCCGGCAAGCAGCAGGATGAGGCGCAGGTGCTGCACTATCGCTGCGGCACGCTGCCGCTGACGGTCACTCTGACGCAGCAGCAGGCGCAGCTGGTGATGAACGGCCAGTCGCTGACGCTGCGGCAGGAGGCTTCCGCCTCCGGCGCCAGCTACAGCGACGACACCTGGCGCCTTCGCACCGAAGGCGACAGCGCGACGATAGAGCGCAACCAGCGCATAATCGTTAATGACTGCCAGCGCGAGGGCATGCGCTAACGCGTTGAATTTCATCAAGGGGAGTAGCACAATGCATTCACCCTTTCGCTATGGTTGAATCCGGTTATGAGTGACAACGAGAGTTTGCAACAGATTGCCCACCTGCGGCGCGAATATACCCGCGGCGGCTTGCGTCGTAAGGATCTTCCCGATCGGCCGCTGGTGCTGTTTGAACAGTGGCTGCGTCAGGCGTGCGACGCCCAGCTCCCCGATCCCACCGCGATGTGTGTCGCTACGGTGGACGCACAGGGGCAGCCATACCAGCGCATCGTGCTGTTGAAGCACTTTGATGAGCGCGGCATGGTGTTTTACACCAATCTGGGCAGCCGTAAGGCGCAGCAGCTGGCGGATAACCCGCGCGTCAGCCTGCTGTTTCCCTGGCACTTTCTTGAGCGTCAGGTGATGGTGCTGGGGCAGGTGGAAAAGCTCTCGACGCTGGAGGTGGTGAAATATTTCCACAGCCGTCCGCGCGACAGCCAGATCGGCGCCTGGGTATCGCAGCAGTCGAGCCGCATTTCGGCGCGGGGCGTGCTGGAGGGCAAATTCCTCGAACTGAAGCAAAAGTTCAGTCAGGGCGATGTGCCGCTGCCCAGTTTCTGGGGCGGCTTCCGCGTCAAATTCGATGCGATGGAGTTCTGGCAGGGCGGCGAAAACCGGCTGCACGATCGCTTTTTCTATCAGCGTGAAGGCGACAGCTGGAAAATCGATCGGCTGGCGCCCTGAATTCAGCAAATATCGTTTGCAGCGCTGGCGCTGGCGGCGGCGGCGCTTTATTCTATACGCCTTCATTTCTCCGCATGTCAGCGGAAAGCTGTGTACCAGCATAGGTGCAGTCGTTACAACATGGAGTCTTTAATGACCAGCAGTAACCTGATTAAACAATTGCAAGAGCGGGGCCTGGTAGCCCAGGTGACGGACGAGGATGCGTTAGCAGAGAGACTGGCGCAAGGGCCAATCGCTCTCTATTGCGGCTTCGACCCAACCGCCGACAGCTTGCATTTGGGCCATCTGGTACCTTTGCTTTGTCTGAAACGTTTCCAGGATGCAGGACACAAACCCGTTGCGCTGGTGGGCGGCGCCACCGGTCTGATCGGCGATCCCAGCTTCAAAGCGGCTGAACGCAAGCTGAACACCGCCGAGACGGTCAATGAATGGGTTGAAAAAATCCGCGGTCAGGTTGCGCCGTTCCTCGATTTCGACTGTGGCGACAACAGCGCCATCGCGGCGAACAACTACGACTGGTTCGGCAGTATGAACGTGCTGACCTTCCTGCGCGATATCGGCAAGCACTTCTCTGTTAACCAGATGATTAACAAAGAAGCGGTCAAACAGCGCCTGAACCGTGAAGATCAGGGCATTTCCTTTACCGAATTCTCCTATAACCTGCTGCAGGGTTACGATTTCGCCTGCCTGAACGAACGCTATGGCGTGGCGTTGCAGATCGGCGGGTCCGATCAGTGGGGCAATATTACATCCGGCATCGATCTGACGCGTCGTTTGCATCAGAACCAGGTGTTTGGCCTGACCGTGCCGCTGATCACCAAAGCGGACGGCACCAAATTCGGCAAAACCGAAGGCGGCGCAGTATGGCTGGATGCGAAGAAAACCAGCCCGTACAAGTTCTACCAGTTCTGGATCAATACCGCCGACGCTGACGTTTACCGTTTCCTGAAATTCTTCACCTTTATGAGCATTGAAGAGATCGATGCGCTGGAGGAAGAGGATAAAAACAGCGGCAAGGCGCCGCGCGCGCAGTATGTGCTGGCGGAGCAGGTTACGCGTCTGGTGCATGGCGAAGCGGGTCTGGAAGCGGCGAAGCGCATTACCCAGAGCCTGTTCTCCGGCAGCCTGAGCGACATGACCGAAGCGGACTTCGAGCAGCTGGCGCAGGACGGCATGCCGGTTATCCATCTGGAGGCCGACGCCGATCTGCAGCAGGCGCTGGTCACGGCGGAGCTGGTGCCGTCGCGCGGTCAGGCGCGCACCATGATCAGCTCTAACGCGGTTACGGTTAATGGTGAAAAGCAGTCTGACGCGGAGTACCGCTTTAGCGACGGCGATAAGCTGTTTGGCCGCTTTACGCTGCTGCGCCGCGGTAAAAAGCACTACT includes:
- the slyA gene encoding transcriptional regulator SlyA; this translates as MKLDTPLGTDLARLVRIWRALIDQRLKPLELTQTHWVTLHNIHQLPPHQSQIQLAKAIGIEQPSLVRTLDQLEEKGLIVRCTCANDRRAKRIKLTKAAEPIIQQVEHVIDATRDDILAGISKREVDQLITLIARLEKNIVELQKKSE
- the slyB gene encoding outer membrane lipoprotein SlyB, whose translation is MIKRLCVVALAGITLAGCTNTDTLSGDVYSANEAKQVQSVSYGTLVSVRPVKIQGGDENNVIGAIGGAVLGGFLGNTVGGGTGRSLATAGGAVLGGVAGQGVQGAMNKTDGVELEIRKDDGNTILVVQKQAASRYSVGQRVMLASNGSQVTVSPR
- the anmK gene encoding anhydro-N-acetylmuramic acid kinase is translated as MKSGRYIGVMSGTSLDGVDVVLAAIDDRMVAQQASYCHPVPQALRQELLAINQGQSLTLSQLGQLDTRLGRLFAEAVLTLMKQQNLSAEDITAIGCHGQTVWHEPWGEAPCTMQIGDNNQIAAATGVTVVGDFRRRDMALGGQGAPLVPAFHQALLMHPQERRMVLNIGGIANLSLLIPGRAPGGYDTGPGNMLMDAWIWRHRGQPYDKDGAWAASGTVILPLLKQMLSDAWFALPAPKSTGREYFNFGWVEQQLRRFPGLAPQDVQATLLELTAVTISEQVLLSGGCDRLLVCGGGARNPLLMARLAAQLAGTEVLTTDEVGINGDDMEGLAFAWLAWRTLSGLPGNLPSVTGAREATILGAIYPANRPPL
- a CDS encoding MliC family protein, with product MKKSLTLTIALLLTGCGLAGKQQDEAQVLHYRCGTLPLTVTLTQQQAQLVMNGQSLTLRQEASASGASYSDDTWRLRTEGDSATIERNQRIIVNDCQREGMR
- the pdxH gene encoding pyridoxamine 5'-phosphate oxidase, which gives rise to MSDNESLQQIAHLRREYTRGGLRRKDLPDRPLVLFEQWLRQACDAQLPDPTAMCVATVDAQGQPYQRIVLLKHFDERGMVFYTNLGSRKAQQLADNPRVSLLFPWHFLERQVMVLGQVEKLSTLEVVKYFHSRPRDSQIGAWVSQQSSRISARGVLEGKFLELKQKFSQGDVPLPSFWGGFRVKFDAMEFWQGGENRLHDRFFYQREGDSWKIDRLAP
- the tyrS gene encoding tyrosine--tRNA ligase codes for the protein MTSSNLIKQLQERGLVAQVTDEDALAERLAQGPIALYCGFDPTADSLHLGHLVPLLCLKRFQDAGHKPVALVGGATGLIGDPSFKAAERKLNTAETVNEWVEKIRGQVAPFLDFDCGDNSAIAANNYDWFGSMNVLTFLRDIGKHFSVNQMINKEAVKQRLNREDQGISFTEFSYNLLQGYDFACLNERYGVALQIGGSDQWGNITSGIDLTRRLHQNQVFGLTVPLITKADGTKFGKTEGGAVWLDAKKTSPYKFYQFWINTADADVYRFLKFFTFMSIEEIDALEEEDKNSGKAPRAQYVLAEQVTRLVHGEAGLEAAKRITQSLFSGSLSDMTEADFEQLAQDGMPVIHLEADADLQQALVTAELVPSRGQARTMISSNAVTVNGEKQSDAEYRFSDGDKLFGRFTLLRRGKKHYCLVCWK